ACGTCCAATCCACCAACCCCCGAGCGATGGCGGTTCTGGCCGCTTCTGCCTGACCCATGAATCCCCCTCCCCTCACATTCACTTCCACATTGATATTCTCTATCTCAGGTGCGACCTCAGGGAGCTGGGAAGCGATGAAAAGCGGCTCAGAAATTTTTGCTCGTACCACCTCCGGCTCTATTATCGCCAGTGGTTTCTTGTTTATTCTAATATCCCCCTTACCCTCTTTTATCGTCACCCGTGCAATAGCCCTCTTCCTCTTACCCGTCTGATTCACTATTCGCTTTACCTTTGCTTTG
Above is a genomic segment from Methanophagales archaeon containing:
- a CDS encoding 30S ribosomal protein S9: MQEIRMGTKAKVKRIVNQTGKRKRAIARVTIKEGKGDIRINKKPLAIIEPEVVRAKISEPLFIASQLPEVAPEIENINVEVNVRGGGFMGQAEAARTAIARGLVDWTCSEKLKEMYLDYDRTLLVSDVRQKESKKAGAKGARAHRQKSYR